The following proteins come from a genomic window of Gallalistipes aquisgranensis:
- a CDS encoding zinc-dependent metalloprotease yields the protein MKKSLILLTALLAVAFQPEASAQLFGKKKAEAKTETEKKETPKPSAYEKLLKDATTSKSNFITLHKVKEKLYFEIPMTTLGREMLMASTLTEISEQAFGTVGYKEKDPLHVQFILEDSLVLLKQLNVGVTVDADNSALKEAISKNYGSSIISKNKIEAWNKDSTAVVIDMTGMFLSDYKPFSFLGNYGILNVTGNYKGNNSMLGEIKAFDDNVSIKSTLSYDVSIKFLFFTFVENEPVTAKVTRSILLLPEKKMTPRIADSRVGVFPTDKLHFTTKRDGSLNYSFANRWRIEPSDPEAYKRGELVEPAKPIVFYIDSAFPESWKEPVKEGTLSWNKAFEAIGFKNAIQVRDFPKDDPEFDPDNLKYSCIRFLPSTTENAMGPSWVDPTTGEIINATVLVYNDVIKLTNQWRYVQTAQLDPSIRTGKLTDEKLRESLQYVIAHEVGHCLGFMHNMGASSAFPVDSLRSVTFTQKYGTTPTIMDYARFNYVAQPQDKGVNLNPPALGIGDYFLVKWSYQPVEGATSAWDEKATVESWVDEKAGDPLYRYGRQQIFARYDPSALEEDLGDDPMKAGAYGIANLKYILANYNGWVKNDDDFTYRDEIYSHIVNQYYRYIRNVMYNVGGIYLTEVKDGTKGDRHLSVPKEVQKQSLAWVMNEYRNADWLNNQELRKNLSLSVDPTTLLRDKVASDLKKLVKNVLLSAHISDNPYSLKEFMNDLYLNAFENSLKGRRLTAGDMALQNFLATMAVEPFEDKKGGSLLLLNDLAYTPSVDEIIAYDLDQTGLVRKYADLLRRVEQEKGEGYVAAQMRLNTFGYSYGFMQNVNTNSIDNSKLYLLDMAYKIQKLASSKAATASGDDRLHYQALLLQVNKALKNK from the coding sequence ATGAAAAAATCACTGATTCTGCTGACAGCCCTGCTGGCCGTCGCCTTCCAGCCGGAAGCCTCGGCCCAGCTGTTCGGAAAGAAAAAAGCCGAGGCCAAAACCGAAACGGAGAAAAAAGAGACGCCGAAACCCAGCGCCTACGAAAAGCTGCTGAAAGACGCCACCACGTCCAAAAGCAACTTCATCACCCTGCACAAGGTGAAAGAGAAACTCTATTTCGAAATTCCGATGACGACCCTGGGCCGCGAAATGCTGATGGCCTCCACCCTGACCGAAATCTCGGAACAGGCGTTCGGTACCGTGGGTTACAAGGAGAAAGACCCGCTTCACGTGCAGTTCATTCTGGAAGATTCTCTGGTCCTGCTCAAACAGCTGAACGTAGGGGTCACCGTCGATGCGGACAACTCCGCCCTGAAAGAGGCCATAAGCAAGAATTACGGCAGCTCCATCATTTCCAAGAACAAGATCGAAGCATGGAACAAAGACAGTACGGCCGTAGTGATCGACATGACCGGCATGTTCCTCTCCGACTACAAGCCTTTCAGTTTCCTGGGCAACTACGGCATTCTGAACGTAACGGGAAATTATAAAGGCAACAACTCCATGCTTGGCGAGATCAAGGCTTTCGACGACAACGTGTCGATCAAATCGACCCTCTCCTACGACGTGTCGATCAAGTTCCTTTTTTTCACATTCGTCGAGAATGAACCGGTCACCGCAAAGGTCACGCGGTCGATCCTGCTGCTGCCCGAAAAGAAGATGACGCCCCGCATCGCCGACTCCCGGGTGGGCGTTTTCCCCACGGACAAGCTCCATTTCACCACGAAACGGGACGGTTCGCTCAACTACTCGTTCGCCAACCGCTGGAGGATAGAGCCCTCCGATCCGGAGGCCTACAAGCGCGGGGAGCTGGTGGAACCGGCCAAACCGATCGTGTTCTACATCGACAGCGCCTTCCCGGAAAGCTGGAAAGAGCCCGTCAAGGAGGGAACTCTGAGCTGGAACAAGGCCTTCGAAGCGATCGGATTCAAAAACGCGATCCAGGTGAGGGATTTCCCGAAGGATGATCCGGAATTCGACCCGGACAACCTGAAATACTCCTGCATCCGCTTCCTTCCCTCGACCACCGAAAACGCCATGGGTCCCTCATGGGTAGACCCGACCACCGGCGAAATCATCAATGCCACCGTACTGGTCTATAACGACGTCATCAAACTGACCAACCAGTGGCGCTACGTGCAGACCGCGCAGCTCGACCCGTCGATCCGGACAGGCAAGCTGACCGACGAGAAACTGCGGGAGTCGCTGCAATACGTCATCGCACACGAAGTGGGACACTGCCTCGGCTTCATGCACAACATGGGGGCATCGTCCGCCTTCCCCGTGGATTCGCTCCGCTCGGTGACCTTCACCCAAAAGTACGGAACGACCCCCACGATCATGGACTACGCACGGTTCAACTATGTGGCCCAGCCGCAGGACAAGGGTGTCAACCTGAATCCGCCCGCTCTGGGTATCGGCGACTATTTCCTCGTCAAGTGGAGCTATCAGCCCGTCGAAGGAGCCACTTCGGCCTGGGACGAGAAGGCCACCGTGGAAAGCTGGGTGGATGAAAAGGCCGGCGATCCGCTCTACCGGTACGGCCGCCAGCAGATCTTCGCCCGCTACGACCCGAGCGCCCTCGAAGAGGATCTGGGCGACGACCCGATGAAAGCGGGAGCCTACGGCATCGCCAACCTCAAATACATCCTGGCCAACTACAACGGCTGGGTGAAGAACGACGACGACTTCACCTACCGCGACGAAATCTATTCGCACATCGTCAACCAGTATTACCGCTACATCCGCAATGTGATGTACAACGTGGGCGGTATCTATCTGACCGAAGTGAAGGACGGCACGAAGGGAGACCGTCACCTCTCCGTCCCCAAAGAGGTGCAGAAACAGTCTCTCGCCTGGGTGATGAACGAATACCGCAACGCCGACTGGCTGAACAACCAGGAGCTGCGGAAAAACCTCTCCCTGTCCGTCGACCCGACTACGCTCCTGCGCGACAAAGTGGCCTCCGATCTGAAGAAACTGGTCAAGAATGTCCTGCTTTCGGCCCACATCTCCGACAACCCCTACTCGCTCAAGGAGTTCATGAACGACCTTTACCTGAATGCGTTCGAAAATTCGCTGAAGGGACGCCGGCTCACCGCCGGAGACATGGCGCTGCAAAACTTCCTGGCCACCATGGCCGTCGAACCGTTCGAGGATAAGAAAGGCGGTAGCCTGCTGCTTCTGAACGACCTGGCCTACACTCCCTCGGTAGATGAAATCATCGCGTACGACCTCGATCAGACCGGTTTGGTCAGAAAATACGCCGACCTGCTGCGCCGCGTGGAACAGGAAAAGGGCGAAGGATACGTAGCGGCCCAGATGCGCCTGAACACCTTCGGATACAGCTACGGATTCATGCAGAACGTCAACACGAACAGCATCGACAATTCGAAGCTCTACCTGCTCGACATGGCCTACAAAATCCAGAAACTGGCCTCCTCGAAAGCGGCCACCGCTTCCGGCGACGACAGACTGCACTATCAGGCACTCCTGTTGCAGGTCAACAAAGCGCTGAAAAACAAATAG